From Procambarus clarkii isolate CNS0578487 chromosome 73, FALCON_Pclarkii_2.0, whole genome shotgun sequence, one genomic window encodes:
- the LOC123774101 gene encoding uncharacterized protein — MTIFALLLTVAMLFVTMGTTKAHINICHASPQSARVARSPNSSVDDLDQKATKTTEIDQSNSTHPLDNVHGHSPQQATVVSDTITTVSVTVGKSNDSLHATSTETMNSPTPESVGLTQHDTCSKSL; from the exons ATGACAATT TTTGCCTTGTTGCTGACAGTAGCTATGCTATTCGTTACCATGGGAACTACAAAGGCCCACATCAACATTTGTCATGCTTCTCCACAAAGTGCACGCGTTGCTCGGTCGCCAAATTCAAGCGTTGATGACTTGGATCAAAAAGCAACTAAAACTACAGAAATTGATCAAAGCAATAGTACCCATCCCCTGGATAATGTACATGGTCATTCGCCTCAGCAGGCTACTGTGGTCTCTGACACGATTACCACAGTCTCGGTTACTGTCGGGAAGTCTAATGACAGCCTCCACGCCACTAGCACAGAGACTATGAATTCTCCCACACCGGAGAGTGTCGGCCTCACGCAGCACGACACTTGCTCAAAAAGCCTTTAA